The following are from one region of the Flavimobilis soli genome:
- a CDS encoding metallophosphoesterase family protein, producing MDESGPTRTKRWRPGHRVPPRWFRWSSVALAVVLVCALVALVTARTDLSLGPHEARYEVTIDGQVTVDLGPLGTVELDSPAPAGIGVLVTVKEIPSDLSALEQSPTLEALTQDLQAYLQFFGGPSATIQDAIDGLARDALTRFFLLLVGAAAVLGLALLLAGSPRSHELAHAFAPHSATVSWAVVLLVVTLVVTNPSTVERNTAGKRETTVFAGTALEGARITGRLAGVVETYGGQLVKVYEDNETYYERLTAAAEAAWVERSEAEFAAAALRLPRPTADAGDGDDDGTSVDDLAGTDGETSPDPSTTGDGAVPTDATPSAEETAEEPAETPTEEAGDVVTLLHVSDLHCNVGMAPVIRKVAELSGASAILDTGDLTMNGTAVERFCVTTFANAAPDGAPYVLVTGNHDSAETASQARAAGMTVLDGGVVDVEGVRILGDSDPNETRPGIGTAQVSEEDVEAFADRMMQVACGEDERVDLLMVHTPRAGTSALSSGCVATQLSGHVHRRIGPARVGLGVRYVSSTTAGAAEGQLTVGPLRGESQMTVLRFDRETRRMLDMRVVVARPDGSVSVGGAVAFPAPLPQAEAEGGAESAPSPDSEQQEQDVPE from the coding sequence ATGGACGAGAGCGGGCCGACGCGTACCAAGCGGTGGCGCCCGGGCCACCGGGTCCCGCCCCGATGGTTCCGGTGGTCGTCCGTCGCGCTCGCGGTCGTCCTCGTGTGCGCGCTCGTCGCGCTCGTGACCGCACGCACCGACCTGAGCCTGGGGCCGCACGAGGCCCGCTACGAGGTGACGATCGACGGTCAGGTCACGGTCGACCTAGGGCCGCTCGGCACGGTCGAGCTCGACTCGCCCGCGCCAGCAGGGATCGGCGTGCTCGTGACGGTCAAGGAGATCCCGTCCGACCTGTCGGCGCTCGAGCAGAGCCCCACGCTCGAGGCTCTGACGCAGGACCTCCAGGCCTACCTGCAGTTCTTCGGCGGGCCGTCCGCGACGATCCAGGACGCGATCGACGGTCTTGCCCGCGACGCGCTCACGAGGTTCTTCCTGCTGCTCGTGGGAGCCGCGGCCGTGCTCGGGCTCGCGCTCCTGCTCGCCGGCTCGCCCCGCAGCCACGAGCTCGCGCACGCGTTCGCCCCGCACTCCGCGACCGTCTCGTGGGCCGTCGTCCTGCTCGTCGTGACGCTCGTCGTGACGAACCCGTCGACGGTCGAGCGCAACACGGCGGGCAAGCGGGAGACGACCGTGTTCGCCGGCACGGCGCTCGAGGGCGCGCGCATCACCGGGCGCCTCGCCGGCGTGGTCGAGACGTACGGCGGCCAGCTCGTGAAGGTCTACGAGGACAACGAGACCTACTACGAGAGGCTCACCGCGGCAGCCGAGGCTGCGTGGGTCGAGCGTTCCGAGGCAGAGTTCGCCGCCGCCGCGCTGCGCCTGCCGCGTCCGACGGCGGACGCGGGCGACGGGGACGACGACGGCACGAGCGTGGACGACCTGGCGGGCACGGACGGCGAGACGTCGCCCGACCCGTCGACCACAGGCGACGGGGCCGTGCCGACCGACGCGACGCCGTCGGCCGAGGAGACGGCCGAGGAGCCTGCCGAGACCCCGACGGAGGAGGCCGGCGACGTCGTCACGCTCCTGCACGTCTCCGACCTGCACTGCAACGTCGGCATGGCTCCCGTCATCCGGAAGGTCGCCGAGCTCTCGGGAGCGTCGGCGATCCTCGACACGGGGGACCTCACGATGAACGGCACCGCCGTCGAGCGGTTCTGCGTGACGACGTTCGCGAACGCCGCGCCCGACGGCGCACCGTACGTCCTGGTGACCGGCAACCACGACTCGGCCGAGACGGCCAGCCAGGCGCGTGCGGCGGGCATGACCGTCCTCGACGGCGGGGTCGTCGACGTCGAGGGCGTGCGGATCCTCGGTGACAGCGACCCGAACGAGACGCGGCCCGGCATCGGGACGGCGCAGGTCAGCGAGGAGGACGTCGAGGCCTTCGCCGACCGGATGATGCAGGTCGCGTGCGGCGAGGACGAGCGGGTCGACCTGCTCATGGTCCACACCCCGCGCGCCGGCACCTCGGCGCTCAGCAGCGGCTGCGTCGCGACGCAGCTCTCCGGGCACGTGCACCGGCGCATCGGCCCCGCGCGCGTCGGGCTGGGCGTGCGGTACGTCAGCTCGACGACGGCCGGCGCGGCCGAGGGGCAGCTCACGGTCGGTCCGCTGCGCGGCGAGTCGCAGATGACGGTGCTGCGCTTCGACCGGGAGACGCGCCGGATGCTCGACATGCGCGTCGTCGTCGCCCGCCCGGACGGCAGCGTGTCCGTAGGCGGCGCGGTCGCGTTCCCGGCGCCGCTCCCGCAGGCCGAGGCCGAAGGCGGCGCGGAGAGCGCGCCGTCACCCGACAGCGAGCAGCAGGAGCAGGACGTGCCTGAGTGA
- a CDS encoding metal ABC transporter substrate-binding protein: MSNFWIRTFERAAAAALVSASLTACSGGPAAAPPAADDRLHVVTTFTVLADMVAEVGGARVRVESITKPGAEIHGYEPTPADLVRAQGADLVVDNGLGLEAWFAQLLADVDAPHVTVSDGVDPQPITSGEAAGHPNPHAWMSPTAGQTYVANIADALASADPEGEALYWANAAAYRAQLEQIADDLADAVAAVPEPARLLVTCEGAFSYLARDAGLREAYLWPVNAEQQATPRSTIAVVEAVRRDRPRAVFCESTVPDVAQRQVARETGTPLAGPLYVDSLSGPDGPVPSYLDLLRHTTTTIVAGLTAEDR, from the coding sequence ATGTCGAACTTTTGGATTCGAACGTTCGAACGGGCGGCAGCCGCCGCGCTCGTGAGCGCCTCGCTCACGGCATGCAGCGGTGGCCCGGCCGCCGCGCCGCCCGCCGCCGACGACCGGCTCCACGTCGTCACGACCTTCACCGTCCTCGCCGACATGGTCGCCGAGGTGGGCGGAGCGAGGGTCCGCGTCGAGTCGATCACCAAGCCCGGCGCCGAGATCCACGGGTACGAACCGACACCCGCCGACCTCGTCCGCGCGCAGGGGGCCGACCTCGTGGTCGACAACGGGCTCGGCCTCGAGGCATGGTTCGCGCAGCTCCTCGCCGACGTCGACGCCCCGCACGTGACGGTCAGCGACGGCGTCGACCCGCAGCCGATCACCTCCGGGGAGGCCGCAGGCCACCCGAACCCCCACGCCTGGATGTCGCCGACCGCAGGCCAGACCTACGTCGCGAACATCGCCGACGCGCTCGCGAGCGCCGACCCCGAGGGCGAGGCGCTCTACTGGGCCAACGCGGCCGCGTACCGCGCGCAGCTCGAGCAGATCGCGGACGACCTCGCCGACGCCGTGGCCGCGGTCCCCGAGCCTGCGCGGCTCCTCGTGACGTGCGAGGGCGCGTTCTCCTACCTCGCGCGCGACGCGGGCCTGCGCGAGGCCTACCTCTGGCCCGTCAACGCCGAGCAGCAGGCGACACCACGCTCGACGATCGCCGTCGTCGAGGCCGTCCGCCGCGACCGTCCGCGGGCAGTGTTCTGCGAGTCGACCGTGCCCGACGTCGCGCAGCGGCAGGTCGCCCGCGAGACAGGCACGCCGCTCGCCGGTCCGCTCTACGTCGACTCCCTGTCGGGCCCCGACGGTCCCGTGCCGAGCTACCTCGACCTGCTCCGCCACACGACGACCACGATCGTCGCCGGACTGACCGCGGAGGACCGATGA
- a CDS encoding MFS transporter — protein sequence MTAATDGQTAGLRAAMPALLALAVGGFTIGTTEFASMGLVPLIADDLAVSVPTAGHAVTAYAVGVVAGAPTLTVLAARVERTRLLLILMGMFVVGHVLSALAGSMGLLIVARFLAGLPHGAFFGVGAVVGAAVAGPRNRGKAIGMMMAGLTIANMIGVPLTTRVGQVWGWRATFWIVAVLALLTMLSLWRLVPRGAGGEGSSVRDEVRALRNGPLWIAFAAGAIGFGGLFAVYTYVGPLVTEVGRMSTESIPLVMGLFGLAMTVGVLVGGRLVDRGVLRTVVLGFVTTLLALVLLGATGSAPVMLVVGLVALGVTSQVLGLAMQARLMDLSPLAPSLGAALCHSALNAGNAEGAFVGGLVIDAGWGYLATAWVGAALTAVGLLVVLAVGRQRTGLPVAERVRRSLEDTPADEV from the coding sequence GTGACCGCCGCGACGGACGGCCAGACGGCCGGGCTGCGGGCAGCGATGCCCGCGCTCCTCGCGCTCGCGGTCGGCGGGTTCACGATCGGCACGACCGAGTTCGCCTCCATGGGGCTCGTCCCGCTCATCGCCGACGACCTCGCCGTCTCCGTCCCGACGGCCGGGCACGCGGTCACCGCGTACGCCGTCGGCGTCGTCGCGGGCGCGCCGACCCTCACCGTCCTCGCCGCGCGCGTCGAACGCACCCGGCTGCTGCTGATCCTCATGGGGATGTTCGTCGTCGGTCACGTGCTGTCCGCGCTCGCGGGCTCGATGGGGCTGCTGATCGTGGCCCGCTTCCTCGCCGGGCTGCCGCACGGCGCGTTCTTCGGGGTCGGTGCGGTCGTGGGCGCGGCCGTCGCAGGGCCGCGCAACCGTGGCAAGGCGATCGGCATGATGATGGCCGGCCTGACGATCGCGAACATGATCGGGGTGCCGCTCACGACGCGCGTCGGGCAGGTCTGGGGGTGGCGCGCGACCTTCTGGATCGTCGCGGTCCTCGCGCTGCTCACGATGCTCTCGCTGTGGCGCCTCGTGCCGCGAGGCGCGGGCGGCGAGGGCTCGTCCGTGCGTGACGAGGTGCGCGCCCTGCGCAACGGCCCGCTCTGGATCGCCTTCGCCGCGGGAGCGATCGGCTTCGGCGGTCTGTTCGCGGTGTACACGTACGTCGGACCGCTCGTCACCGAGGTCGGCCGCATGTCGACGGAGAGCATCCCGCTCGTCATGGGCCTGTTCGGCCTCGCGATGACCGTCGGGGTGCTCGTCGGCGGGCGGCTCGTCGACCGTGGCGTGCTCCGCACCGTCGTGCTCGGCTTCGTCACGACCCTCCTCGCGCTCGTCCTCCTCGGCGCAACCGGATCCGCGCCGGTGATGCTCGTCGTCGGGCTCGTCGCGCTCGGCGTGACCTCGCAGGTGCTCGGCCTCGCGATGCAGGCCCGCCTCATGGACCTGTCGCCGCTCGCGCCCTCGCTCGGGGCGGCCCTGTGCCACTCGGCGCTCAACGCGGGCAACGCGGAGGGCGCGTTCGTCGGCGGTCTCGTGATCGACGCCGGCTGGGGCTACCTCGCGACCGCGTGGGTCGGTGCGGCTCTGACCGCCGTCGGGCTGCTCGTCGTGCTCGCCGTCGGGCGGCAGCGCACCGGCCTCCCGGTCGCGGAGCGGGTGCGTCGCAGCCTCGAGGACACGCCCGCCGACGAGGTGTGA
- a CDS encoding metal ABC transporter ATP-binding protein gives MSPTQAPPPAAPRAQTPALDVRDLSVRYGDVHALDSASLTLPRGSVTGLVGVNGSGKSTLMRAVVGAVRPTSGTVTILGRPADVARREGALAHLPQSQDVDWTFPVVVRDVVETGRYPHLGPLRRLRAHDRAVVADALERVGLADLADRQVGRLSGGQRQRVFLARAIAQEADVLLLDEPFSGVDKTQEAGMLTLLRELAAEGTSVLVSTHDLPTLPGLVDQVVLLQRRVLFAGPPDEAFAPERLVEAFTGLDLGRIGRLGTQAGTGAADEAAPAVASPAGTSAAVASPTSTSPTTRGSAR, from the coding sequence ATGAGCCCCACCCAGGCACCGCCGCCCGCCGCACCGCGAGCGCAGACGCCCGCGCTCGACGTGCGTGACCTCTCCGTCCGCTACGGCGACGTGCACGCCCTCGACTCCGCGAGCCTCACGCTGCCGCGCGGCTCCGTCACGGGGCTCGTCGGCGTCAACGGCTCCGGCAAGTCCACGCTCATGCGAGCCGTCGTCGGCGCCGTCCGCCCCACGAGCGGGACGGTCACGATCCTCGGGCGCCCCGCTGACGTCGCGCGCCGCGAGGGCGCGCTCGCACACCTGCCGCAGAGCCAGGACGTCGACTGGACGTTCCCCGTCGTCGTGCGCGACGTCGTCGAGACCGGCAGGTACCCGCACCTCGGCCCGCTGCGGCGCCTGCGCGCGCACGACCGCGCGGTCGTCGCCGACGCCCTCGAGCGCGTCGGGCTCGCCGACCTCGCCGACCGGCAGGTCGGTCGGCTCTCGGGCGGGCAGCGCCAGCGCGTGTTCCTCGCCCGCGCGATCGCGCAGGAGGCCGACGTCCTGCTGCTCGACGAGCCGTTCTCCGGCGTCGACAAGACGCAGGAGGCCGGGATGCTCACGCTCCTGCGCGAGCTCGCCGCCGAGGGCACGTCCGTCCTCGTCTCGACGCACGACCTGCCGACCCTGCCCGGCCTCGTCGACCAGGTCGTCCTCCTGCAGCGCCGCGTCCTGTTCGCGGGCCCGCCCGACGAGGCGTTCGCGCCCGAACGCCTCGTCGAGGCCTTCACCGGGCTCGACCTCGGCCGGATCGGGCGCCTCGGTACGCAGGCGGGGACGGGCGCGGCCGACGAGGCTGCGCCAGCGGTGGCCAGCCCGGCAGGGACCAGCGCGGCGGTGGCCAGCCCGACGAGCACCAGCCCGACGACGCGGGGGAGCGCCCGATGA
- a CDS encoding metal ABC transporter permease: MTDLLATLVEPFQYGFLQRAFAVTLVASIVCALLSCWLVLVGWSLMGDAVSHAVLPGVVLSYLAGVPFAVGALVFGIGSVALIGTVRDTSKLKEDTAIGVVFTSLFALGLVLVSVTPSQVDLSHILFGNVLGVAPADLAQVAALGAVVVVVLLAKRRDLTLYAFDPAHAHAIGLSPRRLGALLLGLLAVTVVVALQAVGVILVVAMLIIPGATAYLLSDRIDRMLVVAPLVAAVCAVVGFAASYALDASPAGMVVLAQGVVFTCVHLGTWFTRRRLS, encoded by the coding sequence ATGACCGACCTCCTCGCGACCCTCGTCGAGCCCTTCCAGTACGGCTTCCTCCAGCGGGCGTTCGCCGTCACCCTCGTCGCGTCGATCGTGTGCGCGCTGCTCTCGTGCTGGCTCGTGCTCGTCGGCTGGTCCCTCATGGGCGACGCCGTCTCGCACGCCGTCCTGCCCGGCGTCGTGCTGTCCTACCTCGCCGGCGTGCCCTTCGCCGTCGGCGCCCTCGTCTTCGGCATCGGCTCGGTCGCGCTCATCGGCACGGTCCGCGACACGTCGAAGCTCAAGGAGGACACCGCGATCGGCGTCGTCTTCACGAGCCTCTTCGCGCTCGGCCTCGTGCTCGTCTCCGTGACGCCGAGCCAGGTCGACCTCAGCCACATCCTGTTCGGCAACGTCCTCGGCGTCGCGCCCGCCGACCTCGCCCAGGTCGCCGCGCTCGGCGCGGTCGTCGTCGTCGTGCTCCTCGCCAAGCGGCGCGACCTCACGTTGTACGCGTTCGACCCTGCGCACGCCCACGCGATCGGCCTCTCGCCGCGGCGGCTCGGAGCGCTGCTGCTCGGCCTGCTCGCCGTGACCGTCGTCGTCGCGCTCCAGGCGGTCGGTGTCATCCTCGTCGTCGCGATGCTGATCATCCCCGGCGCGACCGCCTACCTCCTGAGCGACCGCATCGACCGGATGCTCGTCGTCGCACCCCTCGTCGCGGCCGTGTGCGCCGTCGTCGGCTTCGCCGCGTCGTACGCGCTCGACGCGTCGCCCGCCGGCATGGTCGTCCTCGCGCAGGGCGTCGTGTTCACGTGCGTGCACCTCGGCACGTGGTTCACGCGCCGACGGTTATCGTGA
- a CDS encoding YceI family protein translates to MSRRTVIILVSVVVAVLVAVLAGPPLYSRWQESRNPEPIALTSAPVEPPAAGPFEPDGTWTVTQGSEAGYRVEEVLRGEDVTVVGRSKDVTGEVVITEGELTAATVTVQAATIETGVGPRDSFLRDTLQTETFPTATFELGAPVALPELTGEPVDLEVVGTLTIRDVAREVTVSMQAQRSGDGVRVGGSIPVTFTDFEIEAPNLGFVQVEDAGTIEMLLVLARA, encoded by the coding sequence ATGAGCCGCCGCACCGTCATCATCCTCGTGTCCGTCGTCGTGGCAGTGCTGGTCGCGGTGCTCGCGGGCCCCCCGCTCTACTCGCGCTGGCAGGAGAGCCGCAACCCGGAGCCGATCGCGCTCACGAGCGCTCCCGTCGAGCCGCCCGCCGCCGGGCCGTTCGAGCCTGACGGGACGTGGACCGTGACGCAGGGTTCGGAAGCCGGGTACCGCGTCGAGGAGGTGCTGCGCGGCGAGGACGTGACCGTCGTCGGGCGCAGCAAGGACGTCACGGGCGAGGTCGTGATCACCGAGGGCGAGCTGACGGCGGCGACGGTGACGGTCCAGGCGGCGACGATCGAGACAGGCGTCGGCCCCCGCGACAGCTTCCTGCGCGACACCCTCCAGACCGAGACGTTCCCGACCGCGACCTTCGAGCTCGGCGCGCCGGTCGCGCTGCCCGAGCTCACCGGGGAGCCGGTCGACCTCGAGGTCGTCGGCACGCTCACGATCCGCGACGTCGCGCGCGAGGTGACGGTCAGCATGCAGGCGCAGCGCTCGGGCGACGGCGTGCGCGTGGGCGGGTCCATCCCGGTGACCTTCACCGACTTCGAGATCGAGGCGCCGAACCTCGGGTTCGTGCAGGTTGAGGACGCCGGGACGATCGAGATGTTGCTGGTGCTCGCCCGGGCCTGA